One part of the Eleginops maclovinus isolate JMC-PN-2008 ecotype Puerto Natales chromosome 14, JC_Emac_rtc_rv5, whole genome shotgun sequence genome encodes these proteins:
- the tspan5a gene encoding tetraspanin-5a isoform X2, translating to MSGNYYKGNEVSCCIKYFIFGFNILFWLLGMALVGIGLWAWSEKGVLSNISSITDLGGLDPVWLFMVVGGVMFILGFAGCIGALRENTFLLKFFSVFLGIIFFLELTTGILAFVFKDWIKDQLNLFINNNIRAYRDDIDLQNLIDFTQEYWDCCGAFGADDWNLNIYFNCTDGNPSREKCGVPFSCCTKDPAEDVINTQCGYDIRAKSDSEQKDYINVKGCVPQFEKWLQDNLTLVAGIFIGVALLQIFGICLAQNLVSDIEAVRASCFFT from the exons ATGTCGGGGAATTATTACAAAGGCAACGAAGTCAGCTGCTGCATCAAATACTTCATTTTCGGATTCAACATCCTGTTCTGG CTGCTAGGCATGGCCTTGGTTGGAATCGGACTGTGGGCATGGAGTGAGAAG ggGGTTCTGTCCAACATCTCCTCCATCACAGACCTGGGGGGGCTGGACCCAGTCTGGCTCTTCATGGTGGTCGGGGGGGTCATGTTCATTCTGGGCTTTGCAGGATGTATTGGAGCATTGCGGGAGAACACGTTTCTACTGAAGTTT TTCTCCGTGTTTCTGGgaatcatttttttcttggaGTTGACGACGGGAATCCTGGCGTTTGTCTTCAAGGACTGGATCAAAGACCAGCTCAACCTgttcatcaacaacaacatccgGGCGTACCGCGACGACATCGATCTACAGAACCTCATCGATTTCACCCAGGAATAC TGGGATTGCTGCGGTGCGTTCGGAGCAGACGACTGGAACCTCAACATCTACTTTAACTGTACTGATGGGAATCCCAGCCGGGAAAAGTGTGGAGTTCCCTTCTCCTGCTGCACCAAGGACCCCGCA GAGGATGTAATAAACACGCAGTGTGGATACGACATCCGAGCTAAATCA GACTCGGAGCAGAAGGACTACATCAATGTGAAAGGCTGCGTGCCTCAGTTTGAGAAGTGGCTGCAGGACAACCTGACCTTGGTGGCGGGGATCTTTATCGGAGTCGCACTGCTGCAG ATCTTTGGAATTTGTTTGGCCCAAAACTTAGTGAGTGACATTGAAGCTGTGCGGGCGAGTTG TTTCTTTACCTGA
- the tspan5a gene encoding tetraspanin-5a isoform X1 — translation MSGNYYKGNEVSCCIKYFIFGFNILFWLLGMALVGIGLWAWSEKGVLSNISSITDLGGLDPVWLFMVVGGVMFILGFAGCIGALRENTFLLKFFSVFLGIIFFLELTTGILAFVFKDWIKDQLNLFINNNIRAYRDDIDLQNLIDFTQEYWDCCGAFGADDWNLNIYFNCTDGNPSREKCGVPFSCCTKDPAEDVINTQCGYDIRAKSDSEQKDYINVKGCVPQFEKWLQDNLTLVAGIFIGVALLQIFGICLAQNLVSDIEAVRASWVPPPLSMRRIPPQSNKKASAYYS, via the exons ATGTCGGGGAATTATTACAAAGGCAACGAAGTCAGCTGCTGCATCAAATACTTCATTTTCGGATTCAACATCCTGTTCTGG CTGCTAGGCATGGCCTTGGTTGGAATCGGACTGTGGGCATGGAGTGAGAAG ggGGTTCTGTCCAACATCTCCTCCATCACAGACCTGGGGGGGCTGGACCCAGTCTGGCTCTTCATGGTGGTCGGGGGGGTCATGTTCATTCTGGGCTTTGCAGGATGTATTGGAGCATTGCGGGAGAACACGTTTCTACTGAAGTTT TTCTCCGTGTTTCTGGgaatcatttttttcttggaGTTGACGACGGGAATCCTGGCGTTTGTCTTCAAGGACTGGATCAAAGACCAGCTCAACCTgttcatcaacaacaacatccgGGCGTACCGCGACGACATCGATCTACAGAACCTCATCGATTTCACCCAGGAATAC TGGGATTGCTGCGGTGCGTTCGGAGCAGACGACTGGAACCTCAACATCTACTTTAACTGTACTGATGGGAATCCCAGCCGGGAAAAGTGTGGAGTTCCCTTCTCCTGCTGCACCAAGGACCCCGCA GAGGATGTAATAAACACGCAGTGTGGATACGACATCCGAGCTAAATCA GACTCGGAGCAGAAGGACTACATCAATGTGAAAGGCTGCGTGCCTCAGTTTGAGAAGTGGCTGCAGGACAACCTGACCTTGGTGGCGGGGATCTTTATCGGAGTCGCACTGCTGCAG ATCTTTGGAATTTGTTTGGCCCAAAACTTAGTGAGTGACATTGAAGCTGTGCGGGCGAGTTG GgtgcccccccctctctccatGCGTCGAATCCCACCACAGTCCAACAAGAAAGCATCGGCTTACTACTCatga
- the LOC134875996 gene encoding uncharacterized protein LOC134875996: MFRGIFWGFLDVMLAGRLLWSTTGLLMVDQHRDAEEDQERNKAILEMLHINKVSANHQAKPHPYMREIYQRLDSLEVQDFASSDGTLVQSLRSVVGPHYARPGWIWFNVSSLNPPMLGAELVLFRKTLHPRPISVTVTLHSVTAWQGALKESPALEERLLTLDQRSSSGYDVFDVSAVLPVKLLGGVGFQLHYTDESGSLVLHEALTQSLYCLNRGSLREPLLVLYQSAPLHI, from the exons ATGTTCAGAGGAATCTTCTGGGGATTTTTGGATGTAATGCTGGCAGGCCGCCTGCTGTGGTCGACCACAGGCCTGCTGATGGTGGATCAGCACAGAGATGCAGAGGAGGACCAGGAGCGCAACAAAGCCATCTTGGAAATGCTACATATTAATAAAGTGTCTGCGAACCATCAGGCCAAGCCACATCCTTACATGAGGGAGATATATCAGCGTTTGGACTCACTGGAGGTTCAGGACTTTGCAAGTTCAGATGGAACGCTGGTGCAGAGTTTGCGGAGTGTTGTTG GTCCACATTATGCTCGTCCAGGGTGGATCTGGTTCAACGTCAGCAGCCTGAATCCCCCAATGCTTGGGGCAGAGTTGGTTCTGTTCAGGAAGACCCTGCACCCCCGCCCCATCAGTGTGACTGTGACCCTGCACAGTGTAACAGCCTGGCAGGGAGCTTTGAAGGAGAGTCCGGCCCTGGAGGAGAGATTGCTGACCCTGGACCAGAGATCCTCATCTGGATATGATGTGTTTGATGTCTCAGCTGTTCTGCCTGTGAAGCTTCTGGGGGGGGTGGGCTTTCAGCTGCATTATACAGACGAGAGTGGGAGTCTGGTCCTCCATGAAGCACTAACACAAAGTCTTTACTGTTTAAACAGAGGATCCCTGAGGGAACCCTTGCTGGTGCTTTACCAGTCAGCCCCCCTACACATTTAA
- the LOC134875689 gene encoding G2/M phase-specific E3 ubiquitin-protein ligase-like encodes MSSCVTTRAASRAMRNNDPCTGNIDGEGNPGTGTGIDDDYNDDATNHPATSAVKRSRLVVEGVDGGPGTSSQDGGCLPRSDGNHGTSGHDDYSSYLALVSTLPDDSSDDEELNKAIIASMECPIAEKVPSQEILLELSSKIITKRQCRFNINRSAVWEGAMRGFQRVSYDPNLMISVKFSDDMGRNEEGIDLGGPRREFLRLLMETIARSAMFEGKENSKNFALDSTALREDRYYNAGRAIAVSLVHGGPPPNFLSPTVFSLLVDGSANPAVEDIADPELLEKVKKVSESTTVEELEESKAPLLEYLANAGCLRPVQSIRDRELLVQDIVMFQVVHRVQGPFQRFCEGLKTLGVLEKIRRHPDSFKPLFCYEASLLTADQMDNLFSIPLSPEGSNKRTAEEMVVIFWRDYLQDAEEEEGPSKLQKYWPSQQEPLWCHPSAFPQHLLWSSFTRERTTMPRHHCSLWPTHVSTASGCRYLCHMNSLKTSLTLL; translated from the exons ATGAGCAGCTGTGTCACCACCAGGGCAGCCTCAAGAGCAATGAGAAATAATGATCCCTGTACTGGCAATATTGATGGTGAAGGCAATCCTGGCACTGGCACTGGTATTGACGATGATTATAATGATGATGCCACCAACCACCCAGCTACCAGTGCTGTTAAAAGGAGTAGATTAGTAGTGGAAGGAGTGGATGGCGGCCCTGGCACAAGCAGTCAAGATGGAGGCTGCCTTCCAAGGAGTGATGGCAACCATGGGACTAGCGGCCATGATGACTACTCATCATATTTAGCACTTGTGTCAACTCTTCCTGACGACTCCTCAGATGACGAGGAATTAAACAAGGCCATTATTGCCAGTATGGAGTGTCCAAT TGCAGAAAAGGTCCCGAGTCAGGAGATACTGCTGGAACTGTCAAGcaaaattattacaaaacgACAGTGCAGGTTCAATATAAATCGCTCTGCTGTCTGGGAAGGAGCCATGCGGGGTTTCCAAAGGGTATCCTACGACCCAAACTTGATGATTTCTGTAAAGTTCTCAGATGACATGGGGAGAAATGAGGAAGGGATTGATTTAGGAGGGCCAAGGAGGGAATTCTTGAGGCTGCTGATGGAGACCATTGCCAGATCCGCCATgtttgagggaaaagaaaacagcaagaacTTTGCTCTTGACAGTACTG CTCTAAGAGAGGACCGGTACTACAACGCTGGCAGAGCCATTGCAGTGAGTTTGGTGCATGGTGGTCCACCACCAAACTTCCTGTCACCAACAGTGTTTTCGCTTCTTGTTGATGGTTCAGCAAATCCAGCTGTAGAAGACATAGCTGACCCAGAACTCCTTGAGAAAGTCAAAAAG GTATCTGAAAGTACCACGGTTGAGGAGCTTGAGGAGTCAAAGGCACCTCTACTTGAGTACCTGGCTAATGCAGGATGTCTAAGGCCTGTGCAGTCAATCAGGGACAGGGAGCTGCTGGTACAGGACATAGTGATGTTTCAGGTTGTCCACAGGGTCCAAGGTCCATTTCAAAG ATTCTGTGAAGGTCTGAAGACTCTTGGGGTTCTTGAAAAAATCAGGAGACATCCTGACAGCTTTAAGCCCCTGTTTTGCTATGAGGCAAGTCTTCTCACTGCTGACCAGATGGACAATCTCTTCAGCATTCCACTCTCTCCAGAAGGGAGCAACAagagaactgcagaagaaatggTTGTAATCTTCTGGAGAGACTATCTCCAGGATGCAGAAG aagAAGAAGGGCCATCCAAACTACAAAAATATTGGCCTTCGCAACAGGAGCCTCTGTGGTGCCACCCATCGGCTTTTCCCCAACACCTTCTGTGGAGTTCATTCACAAGGGAGAGGACGACTATGCCTCGACACCATTGTTCCCTATGGCCAACACATGTGTCAACTGCATCAGGTTGCCGCTACTTGTGTCATATGAACTCTTTAAAGACAAGTTTGACTTtgctttag
- the LOC134876323 gene encoding LOW QUALITY PROTEIN: uncharacterized protein LOC134876323 (The sequence of the model RefSeq protein was modified relative to this genomic sequence to represent the inferred CDS: inserted 1 base in 1 codon), whose protein sequence is MFRGIFWGFLDVMLAGRLLWSTTGLLMVDRTEMQRRTRERNKAILEMLHINKXSANHQAIATSYMREIYQRLDSLEVQDFASSDGTLVQSLRSVVGPHYARPGWIWFNVSSLNPPMLGAELVLFRKTLHPRPISVTVTLHSVTAWQGALKESPALEERLLTLDQRSSSGYDVFDVSAVLPVKLLGGVGFQLHYTDESGSLVLHEALTQSLYCLNRGSLREPCWCFTSQPPYTFNAVTTVSVKLITKQFTPYTVALQTV, encoded by the exons ATGTTCAGAGGAATCTTCTGGGGATTTTTGGATGTAATGCTGGCAGGCCGCCTGCTGTGGTCGACCACAGGCCTGCTGATGGTGGATCGCACAGAGATGCAGAGGAGGACCAGGGAGCGCAACAAAGCCATCTTGGAAATGCTACATATTAATA TGTCTGCGAACCATCAGGCCATAGCCACATCTTACATGAGGGAGATATATCAGCGTTTGGACTCACTGGAGGTTCAGGACTTTGCAAGTTCAGATGGAACGCTGGTGCAGAGTTTGCGGAGTGTTGTTG GTCCACATTATGCTCGTCCAGGGTGGATCTGGTTCAACGTCAGCAGCCTGAATCCCCCAATGCTTGGGGCAGAGTTGGTTCTGTTCAGGAAGACCCTGCACCCCCGCCCCATCAGTGTGACTGTGACCCTGCACAGTGTAACAGCCTGGCAGGGAGCTTTGAAGGAGAGTCCGGCCCTGGAGGAGAGATTGCTGACCCTGGACCAGAGATCCTCATCTGGATATGATGTGTTTGATGTCTCAGCTGTTCTGCCTGTGAAGCTTCTGGGGGGGGTGGGCTTTCAGCTGCATTATACAGACGAGAGTGGGAGTCTGGTCCTCCATGAAGCACTAACACAAAGTCTTTACTGTTTAAACAGAGGATCCCTGAGGGAACCTTGCTGGTGCTTTACCAGTCAGCCCCCCTACACATTTAACGCTGTGACCACTGTTAGTGTGAAGCTGATCACTAAACAATTCACCCCTTATACGGTGGCTTTGCAAACTGTTTGA